A single window of Penaeus monodon isolate SGIC_2016 unplaced genomic scaffold, NSTDA_Pmon_1 PmonScaffold_19728, whole genome shotgun sequence DNA harbors:
- the LOC119569912 gene encoding uncharacterized protein LOC119569912 produces VTDGEVCRKKQKEIQLLFIDLEKACGSGRNNTSKKQCRNERKDKCTGRIASRVSAYPYVFDLVMDVLAIGVKKDVSWSMHFADDIVLVVTSKLSVERKLERWRKTLEGRGLKIIRTKTEYLPFNCQDHIENIKLGEEVKCVRSFKHQKAETWPIKKSEERKFEVADALVDVWSDQKR; encoded by the exons GTAACTGATGGAGAAGTATGCcgaaaaaagcagaaagagataCAGTTATTGTTTATAGACTTAGAAAAGGCTTGTGGAAGT GGACGTAACAACACAAGTAAGAAGCAGtgtaggaatgaaagaaaagataagtgTACTGGTAGAATTGCCTCAAGAGTAAGCGCTTACCCATACGTCTTTGACCTAGTAATGGATGTATTAGCCATCGGAGTAAAGAAGGATGTATCATGGAGTATGCATTTTGCGGATGATATTGTTTTGGTGGTTACGTCAAAACTAAGTGTAGAGAGGAAGCTAGAACGATGGAGAAAGACTTTAGAAGGTAGGGGTTTAAAGATCATCAGAACCAAAACCGAGTATCTACCGTTTAATTGCCAAGATCACATTGAAAACATCAAGCTAGGAGAAGAAGTAAAATGTGTCAGATCGTTTAAACACCAAAAGGCAGAGACTTGGCCCATTAAAAAGAGCGAGGAAAGAAAATTCGAAGTAGCGGATGCTTTAGTGGATGTGTGGAGTGACCAAAAACGATAG